The Starkeya sp. ORNL1 DNA window AATATTGGGGCCACGAGGCCTCGCTGCTCCCGGTCGCCACCTATCCGCTGCTGCGCTGGCGCATGGAGCGGGCCAAGCAGGGCGTCGGCATCTATGGCGGGCTGGCGCGCTTTGCCCGCGAGCAGCGCCCCTTCCTCGATGCCGTGCTGGCCGAGATCCGCGCACGCGGCCCGCTCAGCGCCGGCGAGCTCACGGATGGCGGGCGCGGCGAAGGCGGCTGGTGGGGCTGGAGCGACGGCAAGAGCGCGGTGGAATATCTGTTCTGGGCCGGCGAGGTCACCACTGCCGAACGCCGCGGCTTCGAGCGGGTCTATGATCTGCCGGAGCGGGTGCTGCCGCATGAGGTGCTGGCGGCCCCGGTGCCCACAGTGGAAGAAGCGCAGCGCCAGCTGCTGCTGATCTCGGCACGCGCGCTCGGCGTCGGCACCGAATTCGACCTGCGCGATTATTTCCGGCTCGAGGTTGCCGACACCAAGGCCCGGCTCGCCGAGCTGGTGGAAGCCGGCGCGCTCGTCCCCGTCAACGTCGAGGGCTGGCGCAATCCGGCCTATCTCGACCCCAATGCGCGCATCCCCCGCCGCATCGAGGCGCATGCGCTGCTCTCGCCGTTCGACTCGCTGATCTTCGAGCGCGCGCGCACCGAGCGGCTGTTCGAGTTCCACTACCGCCTCGCCTTCTACACCCCGGCGGACAAGCGCTCGCACGGCTATTACGTCATGCCGTTCCTGATGGGCGACCGCCTGGTGGCGCGGCTCGACATGAAGGCCGAACGCGCCGCCTCCACGCTGTCGGTGCCGGCGGCGCATCTGGAAGACGGCATCGCGCCGGGTCCGGTGGCCGAGGCGCTGGCGAGCGAGTTGCGGCTGCTGGCGGGGTGGCTGGGGCTGGAGAAGGTGCGGATCGGGGGCGAGGGTGATCTGGCGGGGGCGCTCAAGGAAGCAGTTGGGCCTTCTGCTTGAACATCCTTCGAGGCTCGCTTCACTCGCACCTCAGGATGACGTCGCTCCTATATAGAACCACGTCATCCTGAGGTGCCGCCGGAGGCGGCCTCGAAGGATACCCACCCCGAGCAACACTCCCAAAACTCGCCCCGCCCCTCCTCCTGTGCTTCCCTCACCCTCATGAACCAGACCGCCCGCCCCGCGATTCGCCTGCCCTCGCCGCCGTCCGTCCCGGACGACGCCTTCGCGGGCCCGCTCTCCTTCGTGCGCGAAGGGGCGCCGCTGATCATGGTGCTGGGTGGCGCCGGCACGGGGAAGACCACCTTCCTCCATGCGCTGCGCCGCCTCGGCGGGGCCAAGCAGGCATTCCTGGCGCCGACCGGCGTTGCCGCCTTGCAGCTCGGCGGGCAGACCATCCACTCTTTCTTCGGCCTGCCGCCGCGCCTGCTCGATCCAACGGAAGTGAAGCCGCGCGCGCAGCGCAAGGCAATCCTGAAGAAACTGGAGCGGCTTGTCATCGACGAGATCTCCATGGTGCGCGCCGACGTGCTCGATGCGGTGGACCGCTGCCTGCGCCTCGCCCGCGGCAATCCCGAGCCGTTCGGCGGCGTGCAGATCGTCCTCGTCGGCGACTTCCTGCAATTGCCGCCGGTGGTGCCGAATGCCGAGCGCGAGATGCTCGGCCATATGGGCTATGAGGGCCCGTTCGCCTTCGATGCGCAGGTGCTGCGCGAGGTCGACATCACCCGCCTGCCCTTCACCCAGGTGTGGCGACAGACCGACGACTATTTCATCACCCAGCTCGCCAATCTGCGCGCCGGCCGCCATGTCGAGGAAGCGGTGGCGGGGATCAACGACGCCAGCCACCGCCCGCACCGGCAGGGCCGCATCCCGGTGGTGCTGGCCCCGACCAATGCCCGCGTCGACGCCTATAATCGCCATGGCATGGAAGGGCTCACCGAGGCCGGGCGCATCTATGGCGGCGTCAGCCAGGGCGAGTTCGACCTTGCCAATGACCGCCTCCCGGTGCCGGAGACGCTGGTGCTGAAGACCGGCGCCCGTGTCATGGCGGTGCGCAACGATCCAGAGAAGCAATGGGTGAACGGCTCGGTCGGCACTGTGATCGGCCTCGCCCCGGACCGTGCTTATGTGCGGCTCGACACCGGCAACACCGTCGAGGTGGAGCGGGTGAGCTGGGAGCGCATCCGCTATGATTGGGACGAGGCCGGCGCCAAGATCGCCGCCAAGGTGGTCGGCACCTATTCGCAGCTTCCCCTGGTGCCCGCATGGGCGGTGACGGTGCACAAGGCGCAGGGCCTGACGTTGGACGACGCCCGCATCGATTTCGACAGCGGCGCCTTCGCCGCCGGCCAGGCCTATGTCGCGCTGTCCCGCGCCCGCTCGCTGGAAGGGCTGTCGCTGGCCCGTCCGCTGCGCGCCGGCGACATCCGCATCGACCGCCGGGTGGCGCGCTATGTGCTGGAGTTCGAGCGCGGCTGATATACATATTGTAGTTGTGATATAATCGATATCCACAGCCGACGCTTTACATCGTCCAGTTTGCTGATAGATTATTGGTGTCTTTCATACGAGAGCGCCACGTGGAATCCACCGCCCGCCAGCCCCGCCGCCTCCGGCACGTCCTGATGTTCGCCCTCGCCTATGGCGCGATCGCGGCCGCCGTGCTGTTCGCGCGCCCGTTCGAGACGGCGCAGGCAGTGGATATGCAGGCCCCGCAACACGTGCAGGCAGGCGTCCAGTAGCAACATACCGTCATCCTCGGGCTTGTCCCGAGGATCTCGATTCCGGACAGCGCATCAGCGACCGAGATCCCCGGTACAAGGCCGGGGATGACGGACGGACAACCCACCACTGGAAATTTACGGCATTATCCATCATCTATGGGAGGATTGCCGCGCGACTCCCGCGCCGGCTGCTCGCCCAGATACGGACATGCTGACGAACAAAGGCAAATACGGGCTCAAGGCGATGCTGCATCTCGCCTCGCTCGAGCCCGGC harbors:
- a CDS encoding crosslink repair DNA glycosylase YcaQ family protein, encoding MRDKLSLKAARRIALAAQGFGGERVAEHSGFAQMRRMVERLGLLQIDSVNVLVRSHYLPLYSRLGPYPTARLDAAALGRKRNLFEYWGHEASLLPVATYPLLRWRMERAKQGVGIYGGLARFAREQRPFLDAVLAEIRARGPLSAGELTDGGRGEGGWWGWSDGKSAVEYLFWAGEVTTAERRGFERVYDLPERVLPHEVLAAPVPTVEEAQRQLLLISARALGVGTEFDLRDYFRLEVADTKARLAELVEAGALVPVNVEGWRNPAYLDPNARIPRRIEAHALLSPFDSLIFERARTERLFEFHYRLAFYTPADKRSHGYYVMPFLMGDRLVARLDMKAERAASTLSVPAAHLEDGIAPGPVAEALASELRLLAGWLGLEKVRIGGEGDLAGALKEAVGPSA
- a CDS encoding DEAD/DEAH box helicase, translating into MNQTARPAIRLPSPPSVPDDAFAGPLSFVREGAPLIMVLGGAGTGKTTFLHALRRLGGAKQAFLAPTGVAALQLGGQTIHSFFGLPPRLLDPTEVKPRAQRKAILKKLERLVIDEISMVRADVLDAVDRCLRLARGNPEPFGGVQIVLVGDFLQLPPVVPNAEREMLGHMGYEGPFAFDAQVLREVDITRLPFTQVWRQTDDYFITQLANLRAGRHVEEAVAGINDASHRPHRQGRIPVVLAPTNARVDAYNRHGMEGLTEAGRIYGGVSQGEFDLANDRLPVPETLVLKTGARVMAVRNDPEKQWVNGSVGTVIGLAPDRAYVRLDTGNTVEVERVSWERIRYDWDEAGAKIAAKVVGTYSQLPLVPAWAVTVHKAQGLTLDDARIDFDSGAFAAGQAYVALSRARSLEGLSLARPLRAGDIRIDRRVARYVLEFERG